The Streptomyces sp. NBC_00224 genome has a window encoding:
- a CDS encoding MarR family winged helix-turn-helix transcriptional regulator: protein MIIDDDAALQLVISLHRLLRSLRRAAPADGIQPTQIVVLSMLAESGPARIGELAARVPCSQPTATSAVAGLEATGLVLRESDPTDGRAARIVLTEQGARALVDAARAEAEVLAWRLGALGAEEARAVVALGPLLRRLAEAAHDGSDPASRA, encoded by the coding sequence ATGATCATCGACGACGATGCGGCGCTGCAACTGGTCATCTCGCTCCACCGGTTGCTGCGCAGTCTGCGCCGGGCCGCCCCGGCCGACGGGATCCAGCCCACCCAGATAGTGGTGCTCTCGATGCTCGCCGAGAGCGGGCCCGCCCGCATCGGCGAGCTCGCGGCCCGGGTGCCGTGCTCCCAGCCGACCGCCACCTCGGCCGTCGCGGGCCTGGAGGCGACGGGGCTGGTGCTGCGCGAGAGCGACCCCACGGACGGCCGGGCCGCCCGGATCGTCCTCACCGAACAGGGCGCCCGCGCCCTGGTGGACGCCGCCCGCGCCGAGGCCGAGGTGCTGGCCTGGCGCCTGGGCGCGCTCGGCGCCGAGGAGGCCCGAGCGGTCGTCGCGCTCGGCCCGCTGCTGCGCCGCCTCGCCGAGGCGGCCCACGACGGCTCCGACCCGGCGAGCCGGGCGTAG
- a CDS encoding PPOX class F420-dependent oxidoreductase, which translates to MDEFSAAERAYLKSQRLGRLATVDPKGQPQANPVGFFPQDDGTILIGGYALGTTKKWRNLLANPRLSLVVDDVVSVRPWRVRGVEIRGEAELLTGPHELGPHFSEELIRIRPGKIHSWGLDDA; encoded by the coding sequence ATGGACGAATTCAGCGCGGCCGAGCGCGCGTATCTGAAGTCCCAGCGGCTGGGACGACTGGCGACCGTCGACCCCAAGGGCCAGCCGCAGGCGAACCCGGTCGGGTTCTTCCCGCAGGACGACGGCACGATCCTGATCGGCGGGTACGCGCTCGGCACCACGAAGAAGTGGCGCAACCTGCTGGCGAATCCGCGGCTCTCGCTGGTCGTGGACGACGTGGTGAGCGTACGGCCCTGGCGGGTACGGGGCGTGGAGATCCGGGGCGAGGCCGAACTGCTCACCGGGCCGCACGAGTTGGGGCCGCACTTCAGCGAGGAGCTGATCCGGATCCGCCCGGGGAAGATCCACAGCTGGGGGCTGGACGACGCGTGA